In a genomic window of Alcanivorax sp.:
- a CDS encoding endonuclease/exonuclease/phosphatase family protein: MRHLLIIYLFLVPLVLPADCRNLAPAQGVPAPQADEWTLATLNLWRLRDTRKDSRLDEPLSSAVLNRRIQALADFIAGPLQAPHMLAVQEVENRELLEKLTARLARKGHHYRVVLKEGNDPSGMDVGLLYRPPVRIASVSRLFAEQGFHGHTLFSRPPLRVTLQDPRQWQLVIVHLRSARGLHKPQVHEKRQSQAALLANWVGEQDGPLVMAGDFNTTWDAGRFSASYERFAESGLFNLWQRLPEPERYSFRHRCRPQALDHIWVSADLKMSVSRVAASRGNAGRYDSLYGSQGVAPVSDHDALVVYFSAKK, translated from the coding sequence ATGCGCCATTTACTGATCATCTACTTGTTTCTTGTTCCTTTGGTCCTGCCGGCGGATTGCCGAAACCTGGCTCCGGCTCAAGGTGTGCCCGCCCCACAAGCGGATGAATGGACCCTGGCGACGCTGAATCTATGGCGGCTTCGCGATACCCGTAAAGACAGCCGTCTGGATGAGCCGCTTTCTTCTGCTGTGCTGAACAGGCGAATACAGGCGCTGGCAGATTTCATCGCCGGGCCTTTGCAGGCGCCCCATATGCTGGCGGTACAGGAAGTGGAGAATCGCGAGCTGCTGGAAAAGTTGACAGCCCGCCTGGCCCGTAAGGGCCACCACTACCGCGTGGTACTAAAAGAGGGCAATGATCCTTCCGGTATGGATGTGGGACTGCTCTATCGGCCGCCGGTGCGGATTGCGTCAGTGAGTCGTCTGTTTGCGGAGCAGGGCTTTCACGGTCACACACTGTTTTCCCGTCCACCCCTGCGCGTGACGCTGCAAGATCCCCGGCAATGGCAGTTGGTGATTGTGCACCTGCGTAGTGCGCGGGGTCTGCACAAGCCACAGGTCCATGAGAAACGACAGAGTCAGGCTGCTCTGCTGGCTAACTGGGTGGGCGAGCAGGACGGGCCGCTGGTAATGGCCGGGGACTTCAATACCACCTGGGATGCCGGCCGTTTTTCTGCCAGCTACGAACGTTTCGCTGAATCCGGGTTATTCAATCTGTGGCAGCGTCTGCCGGAGCCGGAACGCTACAGCTTTCGTCACCGCTGTCGACCACAGGCGCTGGACCATATCTGGGTGTCAGCGGATTTGAAAATGTCCGTCAGCAGAGTAGCGGCAAGCCGCGGCAATGCGGGCCGTTATGACAGCCTCTATGGCAGCCAGGGGGTGGCGCCGGTATCGGATCATGATGCGCTGGTAGTGTACTTTTCTGCAAAGAAATAA
- a CDS encoding copper chaperone PCu(A)C, whose product MPKRSFKSLLVVAVLAFAMPAHAELTFADPWLRAVPPVSPTMAGYVTLNNSGDEAVTITGVSTSAAGHTMLHDVESAADGSRRMVHLHHLEIPARGSVPLAPGGRHLMLMKLAEVPAPGETVEICFHLKGGEDACTGFPVKRASQTDG is encoded by the coding sequence ATGCCAAAACGCTCCTTTAAATCCCTGCTGGTGGTCGCTGTGCTGGCCTTTGCCATGCCCGCCCATGCGGAACTGACCTTTGCCGATCCCTGGCTGCGCGCGGTACCGCCGGTATCGCCGACCATGGCGGGTTATGTGACCCTGAACAATAGCGGCGATGAGGCAGTGACCATCACCGGCGTCAGCACCTCGGCCGCCGGCCATACCATGCTGCATGATGTGGAAAGCGCCGCTGACGGCAGCCGCAGGATGGTGCACCTGCATCATCTGGAAATCCCGGCCAGGGGCAGTGTCCCGCTGGCACCGGGGGGCAGGCACCTGATGCTGATGAAACTTGCTGAGGTTCCGGCTCCTGGCGAGACCGTGGAGATCTGCTTCCACCTGAAGGGCGGAGAAGATGCCTGTACAGGATTTCCGGTAAAACGGGCGTCCCAAACTGACGGTTGA
- a CDS encoding SCO family protein: MRKLPYILPLLLTLLVVGCGKQESDLPVNTRLGGEFTLTDQNGEPFSHSQLKGKVSILFFGYTHCPDICPAVLARVAQVYRKLEEAGEADQVQPVFITFDPERDTADHLKKYLPWFKADIIGLTGSLEEIRQVAEQYGVVFIKDQQEQDYLFTHSDYIYLLDDQGRVRKLYPADFTIDEVVADAKTLL, encoded by the coding sequence ATGCGAAAACTGCCGTACATCCTGCCTTTGCTGCTGACCCTTCTGGTGGTCGGCTGTGGCAAGCAGGAAAGTGACTTGCCTGTGAATACCAGGCTGGGGGGTGAGTTTACACTGACTGACCAGAACGGCGAGCCTTTCAGTCACTCACAGCTCAAAGGCAAGGTGTCGATCCTGTTTTTCGGCTACACCCATTGTCCGGATATCTGCCCGGCGGTTTTGGCCCGGGTGGCTCAGGTGTACCGGAAACTGGAAGAAGCAGGTGAAGCGGATCAGGTGCAACCGGTTTTTATCACCTTCGATCCGGAGCGTGACACGGCGGATCACCTGAAGAAATACCTGCCCTGGTTCAAGGCGGACATCATCGGCCTGACCGGCAGCCTGGAGGAAATCCGCCAGGTGGCAGAGCAGTACGGGGTGGTGTTCATCAAGGATCAGCAGGAACAGGATTACCTGTTCACCCACAGTGACTATATCTATCTGCTGGACGACCAGGGCCGGGTGCGCAAGCTGTATCCGGCGGACTTCACCATTGACGAGGTGGTAGCCGATGCCAAAACGCTCCTTTAA
- the miaB gene encoding tRNA (N6-isopentenyl adenosine(37)-C2)-methylthiotransferase MiaB, whose protein sequence is MARKLFIQTHGCQMNEYDSSRMVDLLESSHGLEPTDNPEEADVLLLNTCSIREKAQEKVFHQLGRWKKLKDAKPDMVIAVGGCVASQEGDAIRDRAPYVDVVFGPQTLHRLPGLITQAATTRKLAIDVTFPEVEKFDNLPEPSVDGPSAFVSIMEGCSKYCTFCVVPYTRGEEVSRPVQPVLKEIEHLAEMGVREVNLLGQNVNAYRGVGADGDTLDLADLIRLIRDIDGIDRIRYTTSHPVEFSDALIQVYEDVPELVNHLHLPVQSGSDRILAMMKRNHMVLEYKSKLRKLKRIRPDISFSSDFIIGFPGETDRDFEDTMNLIHDIGFDMSFSFIYSARPGTPAADLPDDVPMEVKKQRLAILQQRITQNVQDISRKMVGSTQRILVDGFSKKDPGQLKGRTENNRVVNFRSDDTDLIGKFVDITIEQAYSNSLLGSDPRNPG, encoded by the coding sequence TTGGCACGCAAGCTTTTCATTCAGACCCACGGCTGCCAGATGAACGAGTACGATTCCTCCCGCATGGTGGACCTACTCGAATCCAGCCACGGCCTGGAGCCCACCGACAATCCGGAAGAAGCAGACGTATTACTGCTCAACACCTGCTCGATCCGCGAAAAAGCCCAGGAAAAGGTGTTTCACCAGCTGGGTCGCTGGAAAAAGCTCAAGGACGCCAAACCGGACATGGTGATCGCGGTAGGCGGCTGCGTGGCCAGTCAGGAAGGCGACGCCATCCGTGACCGGGCCCCCTATGTGGACGTGGTGTTCGGCCCGCAGACCCTGCATCGCCTGCCCGGCCTGATTACCCAGGCCGCCACCACCCGGAAACTGGCCATCGATGTGACCTTTCCGGAAGTGGAAAAGTTCGACAACCTGCCGGAACCTAGCGTGGATGGTCCCAGCGCCTTCGTGTCCATCATGGAAGGCTGCTCCAAATACTGCACCTTCTGCGTGGTGCCCTACACCCGCGGCGAGGAAGTGAGCCGCCCGGTGCAGCCGGTGCTCAAGGAAATCGAGCACCTGGCGGAAATGGGGGTGCGCGAGGTCAACCTGCTGGGCCAGAACGTGAATGCCTACCGGGGCGTTGGCGCCGATGGCGACACCCTGGATCTGGCCGACCTGATCCGGCTGATCCGCGACATCGACGGCATCGACCGCATCCGCTACACCACCAGCCACCCGGTGGAGTTTTCCGATGCGCTGATCCAGGTCTATGAAGACGTACCGGAACTGGTCAATCACCTGCATCTGCCGGTGCAATCCGGCTCGGACCGTATTCTTGCCATGATGAAGCGCAACCATATGGTGCTGGAATACAAGAGCAAGTTGCGCAAGCTCAAGCGCATCCGCCCGGACATCTCGTTCAGCTCCGATTTCATCATCGGCTTCCCCGGGGAGACCGACCGGGACTTCGAAGACACCATGAACCTGATCCACGATATTGGCTTCGACATGTCCTTCAGCTTCATCTACAGCGCCCGCCCCGGCACCCCGGCGGCAGACCTGCCCGATGATGTGCCCATGGAAGTGAAGAAGCAGCGGCTGGCCATTCTGCAGCAACGCATCACCCAGAATGTGCAGGACATTTCCCGCAAGATGGTGGGTAGCACCCAGCGAATTCTGGTGGACGGTTTCTCCAAGAAAGACCCGGGCCAGCTCAAGGGCCGCACGGAGAACAACCGGGTGGTGAACTTCCGCAGCGATGACACCGATCTGATCGGTAAATTCGTGGATATCACCATCGAGCAGGCCTACAGCAACTCCCTGCTCGGCAGTGATCCGCGCAACCCGGGCTGA
- a CDS encoding anti-sigma factor, with amino-acid sequence MIPEDSDAQHLLIAEHVLGLHGREQAAEIERWLEQDEDATRLASHWREHWLGAVELLDPVPLPPRLWRRISRRIGADATGWWAGWQGLWQSLSLWRMVSAALLVALVLLLGPLRVPAPVYTVVLQAPGEAASPGWRVTVSAKGDLQLTPLEDGDYPADRSVQFWTLADPALGPRSLGLVQPGEPLVVPANRVGGVESGQLFELTLEPPGGSPGDRPTGPILFIGRAVAL; translated from the coding sequence ATGATTCCTGAGGATTCCGACGCGCAGCATCTGTTGATTGCCGAACACGTTCTCGGTCTGCATGGTCGTGAGCAGGCGGCAGAGATTGAGCGCTGGCTGGAGCAGGACGAAGACGCCACCCGGCTGGCCAGCCATTGGCGGGAGCACTGGCTGGGGGCGGTGGAGCTGCTGGATCCGGTGCCGCTTCCGCCGCGGTTATGGCGGCGAATTTCCCGGCGCATCGGCGCGGATGCCACCGGTTGGTGGGCTGGTTGGCAGGGGCTCTGGCAAAGCCTTTCGCTGTGGCGAATGGTCAGTGCTGCCCTGCTGGTGGCGCTGGTATTGCTGCTGGGGCCGTTACGTGTGCCGGCGCCGGTTTATACCGTAGTGTTGCAGGCGCCTGGCGAGGCCGCCAGTCCGGGCTGGCGGGTTACCGTTTCTGCCAAAGGTGACTTGCAGCTGACGCCGCTGGAAGATGGCGACTACCCGGCGGACCGCAGTGTCCAGTTCTGGACCCTGGCGGACCCGGCACTTGGGCCTCGTTCCCTGGGCCTGGTGCAACCCGGCGAGCCGCTGGTGGTGCCGGCCAACCGCGTGGGCGGAGTGGAAAGTGGTCAGTTGTTCGAGTTGACTCTGGAACCGCCCGGCGGCTCTCCCGGCGACCGGCCCACCGGGCCGATCCTGTTTATCGGTCGCGCCGTGGCGCTTTAA
- a CDS encoding sigma-70 family RNA polymerase sigma factor — MDDSRADLEEGNTLLRASARGDRQAFHQLYLNEAPRMLALARGFTGELSLAEDALQDTFVQVWNNARRFQSERGSARTWLFALLRYRLLDQQQRSRRESAEPLPGDNWPEPGPSPEQCAVNDDQRRAIVGCLQDLQMERRRPILMAFYLGLTYEQIAETLAVPLGTIKSRVRSGLKGLQECLRL, encoded by the coding sequence ATGGATGATTCGCGTGCTGATCTGGAAGAGGGCAACACCCTGCTGCGTGCCAGTGCACGGGGAGACCGGCAGGCCTTCCATCAGCTCTATCTCAACGAAGCACCTCGCATGCTGGCGTTGGCCCGTGGTTTTACCGGTGAGTTATCGCTGGCTGAGGATGCCTTGCAAGATACCTTCGTTCAGGTCTGGAACAACGCCCGACGCTTTCAGAGTGAGCGTGGCAGTGCCCGGACCTGGCTGTTCGCATTACTGCGATACCGATTGCTCGATCAACAGCAGCGTTCTCGTCGGGAGAGTGCTGAACCCTTGCCCGGCGATAACTGGCCGGAACCGGGGCCCTCACCGGAGCAGTGCGCGGTCAACGATGATCAGCGCCGCGCCATTGTCGGGTGTTTGCAGGATCTGCAGATGGAGCGTCGCCGGCCCATCCTGATGGCCTTTTATCTGGGGCTGACCTATGAGCAGATTGCCGAAACCCTGGCCGTTCCCCTGGGGACCATTAAAAGCCGGGTCCGCTCCGGGCTGAAAGGGCTGCAGGAGTGCCTGCGACTATGA
- a CDS encoding PhoH family protein: MDTPLASQHISLEPNDSRRLASLCGHLDEHIKQIAQRLHVDIHNRGNQFHLAGPATSVEAAGAILNELYEQTSDGTELTPEMVHLHLQQSNVADHAAGKNTGNTVAFPSDEVVIRTKRVRIKPRGAHQREYVKQVRKYDINFGIGPAGTGKTWLAVACAVDALEKAEIQRILLVRPAVEAGEKLGFLPGDLAEKIDPYLRPLYDALYEMLGFETVAKLMDRMVIEVAPLAYMRGRTLNNSFVILDEAQNTTPEQMKMFLTRIGFGTRAVITGDVTQVDLPRHQRSGLVNTLEVLDGVKGIGVTRFDSRDVVRHPLVQRIVEAYDRHERDTDTQR, translated from the coding sequence TTGGACACACCACTCGCTTCCCAGCACATCAGCCTCGAACCCAACGATTCCCGTCGCCTGGCCAGTCTCTGCGGCCACCTGGACGAGCACATCAAGCAGATTGCCCAGCGCCTACATGTGGATATCCACAATCGTGGTAACCAGTTTCATCTGGCCGGGCCCGCCACATCGGTGGAAGCCGCCGGAGCAATTCTCAACGAGTTGTACGAGCAGACCAGTGATGGCACCGAGCTGACGCCTGAAATGGTGCACCTGCATCTGCAGCAGTCCAACGTGGCCGATCATGCCGCTGGAAAAAACACTGGCAACACCGTGGCCTTTCCCAGTGACGAGGTGGTGATACGCACCAAGCGGGTACGCATCAAGCCCCGCGGTGCCCACCAGCGTGAGTACGTAAAACAGGTACGCAAATACGATATCAATTTCGGCATCGGCCCTGCCGGCACCGGCAAGACCTGGCTGGCGGTGGCCTGCGCGGTGGACGCACTTGAAAAAGCCGAAATACAGCGCATCCTGCTGGTCCGCCCGGCGGTGGAAGCCGGTGAAAAACTGGGATTTCTGCCCGGGGACCTGGCGGAAAAAATCGACCCTTATCTGCGCCCTCTCTATGACGCCCTCTATGAAATGCTCGGCTTCGAAACCGTGGCCAAGCTGATGGACCGGATGGTGATCGAAGTGGCCCCGCTGGCCTACATGCGCGGGCGCACTCTGAACAACAGTTTCGTGATTCTCGATGAAGCCCAGAACACCACCCCGGAACAGATGAAGATGTTCCTCACCCGCATCGGTTTCGGGACCCGCGCCGTCATTACCGGGGACGTGACCCAGGTGGATCTGCCCCGCCACCAGCGCTCCGGCCTGGTGAATACCCTGGAAGTGCTGGACGGGGTAAAAGGGATCGGCGTGACCCGATTCGACAGCCGCGACGTGGTTCGCCACCCGCTGGTACAACGTATTGTAGAGGCCTACGACCGCCATGAACGGGATACCGACACCCAGCGTTGA
- the ybeY gene encoding rRNA maturation RNase YbeY: MNGIPTPSVDIQWASDAPDAPDESRLCDWVRHAVQAAGGVVGDITLRIVDEDEIRTLNREYRDKDKPTNVLSFPFEMPEGLPEDAMEPLLGDIILCAPVVRREAMEQNKTLEAHWAHMVTHGVLHLLGYDHIDDEDAQIMEAMEIRALNEQGFADPYHLENNTEFHP; encoded by the coding sequence ATGAACGGGATACCGACACCCAGCGTTGATATCCAGTGGGCCAGCGACGCCCCGGACGCCCCCGACGAATCCCGGCTATGTGACTGGGTACGCCATGCTGTCCAGGCAGCCGGCGGCGTGGTGGGCGACATCACCCTGCGCATCGTCGACGAAGACGAAATCCGCACCCTCAACCGGGAATACCGCGACAAGGACAAGCCCACCAATGTGCTGTCCTTCCCCTTTGAAATGCCAGAAGGCCTTCCCGAAGATGCCATGGAGCCCCTGCTCGGCGACATTATCCTCTGTGCCCCTGTGGTACGCCGGGAGGCCATGGAACAAAACAAGACCCTGGAGGCCCACTGGGCCCACATGGTTACCCACGGTGTGCTGCATCTGCTGGGATACGATCATATTGATGACGAGGACGCGCAGATCATGGAAGCCATGGAAATCCGCGCCCTGAATGAACAGGGTTTTGCCGACCCTTACCACCTTGAGAACAATACGGAGTTTCACCCCTGA
- a CDS encoding transporter associated domain-containing protein gives MSDDYSDNGTSRSWLERVGQFFSSTPGDRSELLDLMRSMRDSHIIDGDTLGIIEGAVCVADMQVREIMIPRSQMVSIKASSDPRDFLPTIIDCAHSRFPVLGDDPDEVIGILLAKDLLPLILEPARMERFAIKDHIRSAMVVPESKRLDSLLREFRISRNHMAIVVNEYGGVAGLVTIEDVLEQIVGEIEDEHDVEEEDYLIKDLDDHEYTVKALTPIDDFNEHFHCQFSDEEFDTIGGLVMQKFGRLPGRDESVELDGYLFTVLSADGRTIRLLRVTPPGENQDATATEVES, from the coding sequence ATGTCGGACGACTATTCGGATAATGGTACCAGCCGAAGTTGGTTGGAGCGTGTCGGCCAGTTTTTCTCCTCCACACCCGGAGACCGGAGCGAACTGCTGGACCTGATGCGCTCCATGCGCGACTCCCACATTATTGACGGGGATACCCTGGGGATTATCGAAGGCGCGGTCTGTGTGGCGGACATGCAGGTGCGCGAGATCATGATTCCCCGCTCCCAGATGGTCAGCATCAAGGCCAGCTCCGACCCACGGGATTTCCTGCCCACCATCATCGACTGCGCCCACTCCCGTTTCCCGGTGCTCGGCGACGACCCGGATGAAGTGATCGGCATCCTGCTGGCCAAGGATCTGCTACCGTTAATCCTCGAACCGGCCCGCATGGAACGTTTCGCCATCAAGGATCATATCCGCTCTGCTATGGTGGTTCCCGAGTCCAAACGGCTGGACTCACTGCTGCGCGAATTCCGTATCAGCCGTAATCACATGGCCATTGTGGTCAATGAATATGGCGGCGTGGCCGGGCTGGTGACCATTGAAGATGTACTGGAACAGATCGTCGGTGAAATCGAGGACGAACACGACGTGGAAGAAGAGGACTACCTGATCAAGGACCTGGACGACCACGAGTACACGGTCAAGGCGTTGACGCCTATCGACGATTTCAACGAACACTTCCACTGCCAGTTCAGCGACGAGGAATTCGACACCATCGGCGGACTGGTGATGCAGAAATTCGGCCGCTTGCCCGGCCGCGATGAAAGTGTGGAACTGGATGGCTATCTCTTCACCGTGCTCAGCGCCGACGGCAGAACAATAAGATTGCTGCGGGTCACACCGCCGGGGGAAAACCAGGATGCCACAGCCACAGAGGTCGAAAGCTGA
- a CDS encoding rhomboid family intramembrane serine protease: MPQPQRSKADTIETLLKAPWVMAVIALALLVGALLNPAQAPQPALSWYANSGLKTLEWNNYLSWLRFNGHGQRAGQLEQQLASGDVHAYSAALLSPAFVKDSEQRARDFWSPAQIEQWKALRQQAPQQLATSNLYRWGLADSHPRPARFFTAPLTGGSLWLTVLALLLLAPLAPQLERQLSHGRVLTLWLLGSLLAGGGYLLLARPGQMPFHGATAALMVWYGAFLGLQGWRTTLSVWLPGKAWIGIPLPTPALAAIPLTLLGLLAWQSQPAMANLAAGVLALAGGILLVQIMGPAEPSQDIVTSIPDPQLQQALQRGWDALGRLQADAACDAFQQVLEQQPDHFDALTGLFSAHRMSQNPNDWVHIAHRLFAHPAAEKGQPQQIAVCWQQFRQQQGAELPADIGWPLVATLTRAGDFSQAESLAASLDHHDTRKPVLQALREALHREGLGHRAKALEV; encoded by the coding sequence ATGCCACAGCCACAGAGGTCGAAAGCTGACACCATCGAAACCCTGCTAAAGGCCCCCTGGGTAATGGCAGTGATTGCCCTTGCCCTGCTAGTGGGTGCCCTGCTCAATCCGGCACAGGCGCCCCAACCGGCATTGAGCTGGTATGCCAACAGCGGCCTGAAAACCCTGGAATGGAATAACTACCTGTCCTGGCTGCGCTTCAACGGGCACGGCCAACGGGCTGGCCAGCTGGAGCAGCAACTCGCCAGCGGCGATGTCCACGCCTACAGCGCCGCGCTGCTATCCCCCGCCTTCGTCAAGGACAGCGAGCAGCGCGCCCGGGACTTTTGGTCCCCGGCCCAGATAGAACAGTGGAAAGCACTGCGCCAACAAGCGCCTCAACAGCTTGCCACCAGTAACCTGTACCGCTGGGGGCTGGCCGACAGTCACCCGCGCCCGGCCCGTTTCTTTACCGCACCCCTGACCGGTGGCTCCCTGTGGCTGACCGTCCTCGCACTGCTTCTGCTGGCACCTCTGGCCCCGCAGCTGGAACGTCAGCTGAGCCATGGCCGGGTACTGACACTCTGGCTGTTGGGCAGCCTGCTGGCCGGGGGCGGCTACCTGCTGCTGGCGCGGCCAGGGCAAATGCCGTTCCATGGCGCCACCGCTGCGCTGATGGTCTGGTACGGCGCCTTCCTCGGCCTGCAGGGCTGGCGCACCACCTTGTCTGTCTGGTTACCCGGCAAAGCGTGGATAGGGATTCCCCTGCCCACCCCGGCCCTGGCGGCGATCCCGCTGACACTACTCGGATTACTGGCCTGGCAAAGCCAGCCAGCCATGGCCAATCTGGCCGCCGGCGTGCTGGCACTTGCTGGTGGCATTCTGCTGGTGCAGATCATGGGCCCGGCGGAACCGTCTCAAGACATCGTCACCAGCATCCCGGATCCACAGCTCCAACAGGCCCTGCAACGAGGCTGGGATGCCCTGGGCCGTCTGCAGGCTGACGCCGCCTGTGACGCCTTCCAGCAAGTGCTGGAGCAACAACCGGATCACTTTGATGCCCTTACCGGTCTGTTCAGCGCCCACCGTATGAGCCAGAACCCCAACGACTGGGTCCACATCGCCCACCGCCTGTTTGCGCACCCCGCCGCCGAGAAAGGACAGCCGCAACAGATTGCCGTTTGCTGGCAACAGTTCCGCCAGCAACAGGGGGCGGAGTTACCAGCCGACATCGGCTGGCCACTGGTCGCCACCCTGACCCGTGCAGGCGACTTCAGCCAGGCAGAGTCACTGGCTGCCAGCCTGGACCACCACGACACCCGCAAACCCGTGTTGCAGGCCCTGCGCGAGGCGTTACATCGGGAAGGTTTGGGACACCGGGCCAAGGCGCTTGAGGTGTAG
- a CDS encoding B-box zinc finger protein has translation MNRYCKYHPGTEALWYCSHDGLHLCQQCVEGRDDSLTEARCLLCNQELESSEQGQSGPLWRQLDRYLRYPFSPVLLPVLLLWALLAALVPPLPVMVPVALLGGLPAWGFARAVMALRSHPGKARKIAVPGWDCLSDIAGWKAALLQAVPALLVMVPAGFVLVMVSVPAGLLIGALGLLLVPAFWLAIQVQGAEPGSYAAALTYVLSVPRDYLIAALLASLGWLLGVALVAVAVDVMPLPLAQGVAGALAALWWLALACLCGDILARHGRLWGLDQGGRKVTTPLEERRQWLQLCAGRFDKVLLSTAKTLKNKKATLLDWQRHDRLLAITGRDDERRTAAPAYMEKLVVSGAWPEALALLAHQREAEPAWLPASPSLRLALARGIHEREPKVAVGLLKDLHDRHPDFSELGEAYLLLAKILAEQFGLAGKAEQYLRFVESQCRDAKLRKQVADYRAAWG, from the coding sequence GTGAATCGCTATTGCAAGTACCATCCGGGGACGGAGGCGCTATGGTATTGCAGTCATGATGGATTGCATCTGTGTCAGCAATGTGTGGAGGGTCGGGACGACAGCCTGACAGAAGCACGCTGTCTGCTCTGTAACCAGGAACTGGAAAGTAGTGAGCAGGGGCAGAGCGGGCCGCTGTGGCGGCAACTGGATCGTTACCTGCGTTACCCGTTTTCCCCGGTGTTGTTACCGGTATTGCTGCTGTGGGCGTTATTGGCGGCGCTGGTACCGCCCCTGCCGGTGATGGTCCCGGTGGCACTGCTGGGCGGGCTGCCGGCCTGGGGCTTTGCCCGGGCGGTGATGGCTCTGCGCAGTCATCCCGGTAAAGCCCGCAAAATCGCCGTGCCGGGCTGGGATTGCCTGTCTGATATAGCCGGCTGGAAGGCAGCGTTGCTGCAGGCAGTGCCGGCCCTGCTGGTGATGGTTCCCGCCGGCTTTGTGCTGGTGATGGTATCGGTGCCGGCGGGCTTGCTGATCGGGGCCCTGGGCCTGTTGCTGGTGCCGGCCTTCTGGCTGGCCATCCAGGTACAGGGGGCGGAGCCCGGTTCCTATGCGGCAGCACTGACCTATGTGTTGTCGGTGCCCCGGGATTATCTGATAGCCGCGTTGCTGGCGTCCCTGGGCTGGTTACTGGGAGTGGCGCTGGTGGCTGTGGCGGTGGATGTGATGCCTTTGCCGCTAGCCCAGGGGGTGGCCGGAGCCCTGGCGGCGCTCTGGTGGCTGGCATTAGCTTGCCTGTGCGGGGATATCCTGGCCCGTCATGGGCGTCTGTGGGGGCTGGATCAGGGCGGCAGGAAAGTGACCACACCGCTGGAAGAGCGGCGCCAGTGGCTGCAACTCTGTGCCGGGCGTTTCGACAAGGTGCTGTTGAGCACGGCCAAAACCCTGAAGAACAAGAAAGCCACGCTGCTGGACTGGCAACGTCATGACCGCCTGCTGGCCATCACCGGCAGGGACGATGAGCGTCGCACTGCTGCGCCGGCCTATATGGAAAAGCTGGTGGTGTCTGGAGCCTGGCCCGAGGCGTTGGCGTTGCTGGCCCACCAGCGAGAGGCAGAACCCGCCTGGTTGCCCGCATCACCCTCCCTGCGTCTGGCGCTGGCCCGCGGTATCCATGAACGGGAGCCCAAGGTGGCAGTGGGGCTGCTCAAGGATCTGCACGATCGGCACCCGGATTTCAGCGAGTTGGGCGAGGCGTATCTGTTACTGGCGAAGATTCTTGCCGAGCAATTCGGGCTGGCCGGCAAGGCGGAGCAGTATCTGCGTTTTGTGGAAAGCCAGTGTCGGGATGCGAAGCTGCGCAAGCAGGTGGCGGACTACCGGGCGGCGTGGGGGTAG